A genomic segment from Leptospira kirschneri serovar Cynopteri str. 3522 CT encodes:
- the pgsB gene encoding poly-gamma-glutamate synthase PgsB, with amino-acid sequence MSFSILSFLFLVFCAFLFLEKKSHDRILKRIPIRIHVNGTRGKSSVTRLIHSILVEEGWKVFAKTTGSTASLLFPNRNESFVFRNKISIEEQKSFLRFAVNNDAQAIVLECMAVQPQYQKDSEELLICATHGVITNIRPDHWEWTDTEEKILEGFKKTIPNNGILIYGKNYIVESLKPNWNPSQKLKLNLSLLKAASLKNTELILAEPELSRNQIETAFGYIRYPEHYENVEIAVRVCETLGVSSESILRGITNAVSDPGALKILDKEVKNKLQRFVFAFAANDVVSFEKILKSDQKEWSKFNSIILVFNSKRERPFRTIEFGKFLTDFSGLSKIYFFGSWQRVFRSVYKGNADLTFYKKNLIFDLKEIFSKSNLWIGAGNYQGSGRVWLEKLAADLNVIEEKDWKF; translated from the coding sequence ATGTCTTTTTCTATTTTAAGTTTTTTATTTTTGGTTTTTTGTGCGTTTCTTTTTTTAGAGAAAAAAAGTCACGACCGAATATTAAAACGAATTCCGATTCGAATTCACGTCAACGGTACCAGAGGAAAATCTTCCGTAACCAGGTTGATTCATTCTATTTTAGTGGAGGAGGGTTGGAAAGTTTTCGCAAAAACTACCGGATCTACCGCCAGTCTTTTGTTTCCAAATCGAAATGAAAGTTTTGTATTTAGAAATAAAATTTCTATCGAAGAACAAAAATCTTTTCTTCGTTTTGCCGTAAACAATGACGCACAAGCGATCGTTTTGGAGTGTATGGCGGTTCAACCTCAATATCAGAAAGACTCAGAAGAATTATTGATCTGCGCCACTCACGGCGTAATTACGAATATCCGTCCGGATCACTGGGAATGGACCGATACGGAAGAAAAAATTTTAGAAGGTTTTAAAAAAACGATTCCTAATAATGGAATTCTAATATATGGAAAAAATTATATAGTTGAGAGTTTAAAACCGAATTGGAATCCAAGTCAAAAATTGAAGTTAAATTTAAGTCTTCTGAAAGCCGCTTCTTTAAAAAATACAGAATTGATTCTTGCGGAACCCGAACTTTCTAGAAATCAAATTGAAACTGCGTTTGGATACATACGTTATCCGGAACATTATGAAAACGTGGAAATAGCCGTTCGTGTCTGTGAAACGTTAGGCGTGTCTTCTGAGTCTATTTTACGAGGAATCACAAATGCGGTCTCCGATCCGGGAGCGCTTAAAATTTTGGATAAGGAAGTCAAAAATAAACTTCAAAGGTTTGTATTTGCGTTTGCCGCCAATGATGTAGTTTCCTTTGAAAAAATTTTAAAGTCTGATCAAAAAGAATGGAGTAAATTTAATTCTATAATTTTAGTTTTTAATTCTAAACGAGAAAGGCCGTTTAGAACCATTGAGTTCGGTAAATTTTTAACGGATTTTTCTGGTCTTTCAAAAATTTATTTTTTTGGCTCTTGGCAAAGAGTATTTCGATCCGTATATAAAGGAAATGCGGATTTAACCTTTTATAAGAAGAATCTTATATTCGATTTGAAAGAAATTTTTTCTAAGTCCA